The sequence below is a genomic window from Euwallacea similis isolate ESF13 chromosome 1, ESF131.1, whole genome shotgun sequence.
CGGTTTTGCACGAGATCGTGTAATTGGAGCCTAACGCTAAATCTCGCGAAAACTCTTCTCACTCTTAACTTTTAGCCCTTCGGACCTTATTGTCCAGCTTCTCACCACCATTGTAATGCTGCGCAATCTCAGCCATGGTCTTGCCTTCTGTTTCCGGAAGCACAAAATAGAAAACCAGGAGCCCCATTGCTGCTACCCCACTATAGAACCAAAACATCCCCGGCATAGTCAATGTATCGACCAGGTTCAGGAAAGTCTTGTTGGCCAGGAACCCCACGAAATAACCGACAGCAGCAGAAAGACCAGTACCCGCATCTCTTACTTCATTATAATAGATCTCCCCCATTAACACCCATGGTAGGGAATTAATCATGAGGTAGTTAAAGAAGCCTACTCCTACGATTGAAACCAAAGGTACCCAAGTCAGGGTATCAGATGTGGCAGTCGTTTCTATATAATGGAGTATGTTATTTAGATAGCAGTAAACGCCCACTGTGAAGAAGCAAAAGAAAATGCCTATTAGAGAAATGAAGCTTAAAAGTCTCTTGCCCAATATTCTCAAGAAGAAAGTGCATAAGAAGACTCCTAAAAGATTGACGCAACCTGTTATCATAGTGGCATAATACGCACTTATAGGAACATTGAGTGAATTGAAGATTAGCACTGCGTAGGCCGCAATTGGAGTTACTCCGAAGTTGCACACAGTAAATGCGaacaaaatcaagaaaaaaggCCTTATAAACCTGCCCTCCAAATAATACCTGTGATTACAACCCTTATTAACAGATGACTTCTCCatattatctaaaatttctttaaactcTTTTTCTACTCGATCTAAAGTGGTCCACCCTACAAAAAAAGCAATCCGCTTCAACGCTAACATCTCTTGATTTAAACATACCTCTAAACCAGGCCAAACTCTTCTGAGCATCCTCAACTCGGTTCCTATTCAGCAACCAAAACGGAGTTTCTGGTAGGAGCATAAGAGTGAAAATACTAATTAAAGGGATGATGGCATTGATCAATGAGACAGTTCTCCAAGGCAAAAACGTCCCCAAAGTGAAGGAAAGTAAGACTCCTAATGAAATAAACATGGTTGAAGTTGAGGCTATCGCTCCTCGGAGGCTGGGTTCAGATATTTCACTCGCATAGCTCAAAGCCTACAAAAACTACTTTTTACTCTATAATGCATTACCTCTTACTGTGAGTTTACTGGCGATTCTGTTAATCCTCCACAGGTTCCTGTGAGCACTAAGGCGAGGAATATGAACCAGGGCTTATTGGCGAAATGAATTAGAAGGAAAGCTATGAAGAAAGGTATTGAGAAAATGATCAAACATTTCTTTCTTCCAAGTCTATGGGATAAACTGCCCGATAATATACAGCCTAATGGAACGCAGAGATAGTTAAGTGAGGCTACAAAACCATTACTTGtctttttcttataaattctTTACAGTGGTTTATACCTATCCAGGTTATTCCGTTTTCGTCCAAAACTATTGATTCACCAGAATTTTTTCCAGATAAATTCGGGATTAGAATGGTGGGCATACCAATGGACACACCATATGTGAACAACACTGAG
It includes:
- the LOC136409980 gene encoding facilitated trehalose transporter Tret1-like codes for the protein MVNFMRPAAEEVSISRRYAPQIIATIIKNSVLFTYGVSIGMPTILIPNLSGKNSGESIVLDENGITWIASLNYLCVPLGCILSGSLSHRLGRKKCLIIFSIPFFIAFLLIHFANKPWFIFLALVLTGTCGGLTESPALSYASEISEPSLRGAIASTSTMFISLGVLLSFTLGTFLPWRTVSLINAIIPLISIFTLMLLPETPFWLLNRNRVEDAQKSLAWFRGWTTLDRVEKEFKEILDNMEKSSVNKGCNHRYYLEGRFIRPFFLILFAFTVCNFGVTPIAAYAVLIFNSLNVPISAYYATMITGCVNLLGVFLCTFFLRILGKRLLSFISLIGIFFCFFTVGVYCYLNNILHYIETTATSDTLTWVPLVSIVGVGFFNYLMINSLPWVLMGEIYYNEVRDAGTGLSAAVGYFVGFLANKTFLNLVDTLTMPGMFWFYSGVAAMGLLVFYFVLPETEGKTMAEIAQHYNGGEKLDNKVRRAKS